GATTCCAAATCTTGCGGTGGGAGGGGCGCTTGTTGAGTGGAAGCCGTGGAGCTGGCGTTTTGATCCGTGATTGGAGCGGTTGGATTTTGTGAAGCTGGCGTTGTGTTTTGCGCAGCGGCAGAGGAATCGGATTTGGGTTTAGTCATTGGAATTTATGGTGTTTAAGACTTCAGTAAGAGCGGCGAGATTGTAGGCGTACGGCATGCGCATGGGGCCGAGGAGTCCAAGAAATCCTTCGTAATCATCGAATTGATATTTTCCAACAATGAGACTGCAACTTTCGATTTGCGGGAGTAAATTTTCTTCGCCGATAAAAATTTTGGGCTCCGGCGTGAGGTCGAGGGAATTGAGAGTTTTCAGGAAACAAGTTCCTTCTTCCAGGGCTTCGACCACTTGGCTGGCCGCGAGTGGGTGTTCGAGAAATTCGGGTTGTTTCAACATATTGGAAACCCCGAGATAAAAGGTGCGTTGATTCTCCGGGATGCTGGCAAATGCGATGTTGGGAATGGCTTGAGCGAGGAGTGAAACCGCATCGTAAACTCGTTCTTTGGCTTTGAGCGCGTGGCGTTGTTTTTGGATTTTTTCGAGATTGGTGCGCGCGAGACGTTCGGCTTTTTCGTAATCCGCAAGTTTGTCGATGTAGAGGCGATATCCCTTGGTGGTGGGAATGCGGCCTGCGGACGTGTGAGGTTGGAAAATAAATCCTTCGTCCTCGAGAAAAGCCATGTCATTGCGAATCGTGGCCGGGCTTACGGATAGTTGGTATTTCACCAAAATCGTCTTGGAGCCCACGGGTTCCGCGGTTTGAATGAAGTGCTGAATGATGGAAGCGAGAATTTTTTCTTTGCGAGGGTCGATGGGAAGCATGAGGGTATTATAGAGGGCCGAAGAGGGAAAGAAAAGTGCTAAACATAAGATTGTTCACCTGGAGCAATGCCTAAGATACGGTCAATGAGCTCTGCGGGATTTTGATGAGTCTCTAGAAATTTTTGAAAGCAATTTTCGTCTGGGCTGGGGTGTTCCTGGCATAGGGGGAGGTTTTTTCCTAGGGTTAAAAATGATTTCGGGATTGATGTATTGGAATCGCTTGATTCTATAGTCATTTTTGCGCTGATTTCTTTCATTATTTTTTCGATTTTTTCCGGTGCTAAATGTCGGTTTAATGCAGGGTGGAGTTGGGTTGTTTCCTCTTCTGGGCATTCTTCAATCCATTGAGAGGCGAGTGTTGAGAGAAATTTTTGACGCAATTTCGGGGTGATGTTTTCTCCGGTCATTATGTTTAGAAATAAAGCATAAGATCTAAGATTGATATAATTCCCTCGTGCTCTTTCTTCCCTTGTGTCGCAAGGGAGTTCTGTCTCATGTAAACTTAAAATTCCTATAATTCCCATGCGCGTTCCGTCTTTTTTATAGGTAGGTTCTAAGTCTAACTTTTGGATAAATTCCACTTCAAAGGCTGGGCTATCTATAATTTCCCATTCGATGTCAGTCCAAGGGGGAGTTATGTCTTGAAATAAATAAGCGCTTATTTGATCGGCAGAAATAGAAGTTGCAAGGCCTTTTTTCTTAATGAGCTCAGCAAGAATTCGGCCTCTTCTGTCGCAGACTTTTTTAAATATTTCTTCCGACTGTTGTTCATTTGATTCTTCCTCGGATTGTGATGAATCATTCTTTAAAGAATTCATGATTAATATCTTAGTAATATTTTTTCTTTTGCCGCTATGGCTACATTGATTTCATCATCTGGTTATTTATGTTTTAAAATTGCTCCGATATGCTTGTTCCCGGGGAGTGGTTCCCATTCTTTTTCCGTACTCCATCCTTCGATCCTTTCTAAAATTGTACGGACATAAGTAGAAACTTGTGGAATCGCGGTCTCCGAGCAAGGTTCAACCACATATAATAAACGATTTTTTTTCCCTAGAGCTTTCAGTACATGACTTAATCGAGTCTCGCGTGTAATGCCTGAGGCGGTTTTTTGGAGATCTGTGGGGTCGAGTAAGTGATGGCTTCTCGGTACAGCTAAACCGGTAGATATCATTGTCACTTGCTCAGTAGAAGGTAAAGCGTCGCTTGAAGTCTCAGCCCCTAAAGTCAATAAAATTTGATTTATTCGATTTTCTATTTCAAAAAACTCAATAAGTTTTCTCAACATTTCTTGATCTGGTGAGAAATTATTAACAGCGGTTAATTTACTAATATGATCGGTTAGGACCAGTGGAGCTACTCGAAGACTGGTTCCTGAAAAAAGGTCAAGGACTTCACTGCCTTGAGGTATATTTTCTGCAAGCCATGTGGTTACACGGGGGCCCTTTTTTCTTTGTTTAGCTGCTTCTGAAGTTATTCCAACCCGTGGATCTGCATGGGAAACAGCAATGGTTTGGGCTTTTACTCGATCTGAATATTCTCGGTAAGCCTCTTTTAATGAACGCATAATTTTTAATTTAAAAGGAGAGGCATAATAAAATATAAAACAAAAATTGTCAATACTCCTTGGAGGTTTTTTGAATTTTATTGGATTTTTTATCCCATCATGTATCCCACCAAATCCACGACACGGTTGGAGTAGCCCCATTCGTTGTCGTACCAGGCCAGGACTTTGACGAGGTTGTCGCCCATGACCATGGTTGAGAGTCCGTCTACAATGGAGGAATGCGGATCGCCTTTGTAATCAATGGAGACGAGTGGTTTTTCACTGAATTTGAGAATGTTTTTCATCGGACCTTCCGCGGCTTTTTTAAGAGCAGCGTTGATCTCTTCGACGGTCGCGGGTTTGCTCACTTCCACCACAAGATCCACGATGGAAACTGTGGGGGTTGGCACGCGAATCGCGAGTCCGTGGAGTTTTCCTTTGAGTTCCGGAATCACGAGGCTGATGGCTTTGGCTGCACCGGTGGTGGTGGGGATCATGGAGAGGTTGGCGGCTCGGGCGCGGCGCAGGTCCTCGTGCGGGAGGTCGAGAATGCGCTGATCGTTGGTGTACGCGTGAATCGTGGTCATGAGACCTTTTACAATGCCCCAGTTGTCTTGAAGCACTTTGGCGACTGGAGCGAGACAGTTGGTGGTGCAGGAGGCGTTGGAAATGATGTGGTGTTTGGTTGCGTCGTAATCTTTTTCATTCACTCCCATGACTACGGTGAGGTCCATTTCTTTTCCCGGAGCGCTGACAATCACTTTTTTGGCGCCGGCATCGATGTGTTTTTGGGCGCCTGCGCGATCGGTGAAAAATCCCGTGCATTCGAGCACCACGTCGACTTTTTCTTTGGCCCAGGGGAGTTTGGAGGGATCTCTTTCCGAGAGCATGAGGATTTTTTGGCCATCCACGGTCATTTCGTTTTCACCTGTGACTTGGATGTCGGCTTTGAATTCTCCATATAAGGAATCATATTGAAGTAAATGCGCGAGGGTGGCGTTGTCGCCGAGGTCATTGATGGCCACGATATCGAACATTTTTTTGAGGGCATTGGCGCGGAACACATTGCGCCCGATTCGACCGAATCCGTTGATGGCAACGCGAGGAAGCATGGGAAGAAATTTTAAATTATAAATTTTAGATTGAGAATGCGGGGAGATCATTCCTTGACAGTGAAATGGCTTAAATAAGCCATTATTTTATGTGAAAAGTGTGCCCGGGCACACTTTTAGTATGTCCAAGACGTAGGATATACGCGGAGAGGATGAAGGGTCAATGGCGTGTGGGGATTTTTTTTGTTAAATTAAAGCCATGGATCAAGCTTTTATTCAACATGTGGTTCAAGTTCTACGCCAAGGCGGAGTGGTGGCTCACCCGACTGATACCTGTTATGGGTTGGCCGCGGATATTTTTAATGAAAAAGCACTACGCCATTTATATGAAATGAAAGGCATGGCGTCGGAGAAGCCCGTGAGTATTTTGGTTCGATCCTTGGAGGAGGCGAAACGGTTTGGAGAATTTTCTCTGTTGGCAATACGATTGGCGGAACGATTTTGGCCCGGGCCGCTGACGTTGGTGGTGCCGCGAACGCCAGAGTTGCCTTTGTTTTTAAATCCTGAAGTGAGTGAAGTGGGGATTCGATTCATTGATGAGCCGATTTCGAAAGCGATGTTGGCGGCATTTGGTGGCCCGGTTACGACGACAAGCGCAAACGCGCATGGGAAGCCGAGTCCTTATGGTGTGGAGGAGATTTCCGTGGAAGCGGATGCGATTTTGGATGGAGGCGGGTTGAATCGTGCCCAAAAACCCTCGACCTTGATTCGGGTGGTTGGGGATAAGGCGGAAATTTTACGAGAGGGGAGTCGGGTGGAGGAGTATAAGAAGGCGATTCAGGAATTGGAGAGATGAAAAAGAGGGTGTAAGGGGGGGGGGCGCACTTCGCTAACGCTTCGTGCGTGTTGTAATTTAATAGGTTTGCACGCCGTACCGGTACGGCGAAGTCAGGTTGAAAATCCGTAATTCTCGAGTTTCTCAAGCAAAAATGTCAAGGCGTTGATTTTTATGCTTTGATCCATTCAATTAATTCCGTTACGGAGTGTACCCCGAAAATCACCAGAGCTCCGGAACACAAAATTCCAATGGATAAGAGAATCAAGGCGTTCCAATAACGAACCCCAAATAAAAAGGCGATCAGGGAGCCCAGCCATGCGCCGGCCATAGGCAAGGGGAGTGCAACGATTCCGATTAAAAACAGGGAACCGAATTCTTTGAATTTTTTGGAATGTTCGTGCCGCGTTTTTTGGAAAAGACGTGTGAGGGTGGTGTTCCACCAAGGGTATCGTGCCATGAGAAATTGGCTTACCGGGTCTAAAAATCGCAAGACCAAGGATACGGCTAGAATATTTCCCAGGGCGGCCAAGAGAAAAGCTTCCCATAAATTCATATGAAATAATCCTAGGGCCATAGAGAGTGCTCCCCTTACTTCAAAAATGGGAAGCGCTCCCATTCCGATGGTCGTCAAAACTTGAAGAATTTTTTCCGTGAGCATTTGTGGAGTTTATTTTTTGAGAAATTTTGGATTTTTCCGAACTCCAATCAGAGCGAGCAGAGCGAAGAGGAGAGCAAAGTGACAATAAACGGATGGGAATATAACTCTTAGTGAGGGCAAAACGACAATAAAAATGAAGGCAGGGAGAAGGGAAAGGAGAACCGCAAGAAGGGTATAGAGATAAATGTTATGCCATGCTTTTTCATGTTTTTGATTCAATGCCAAAAGAAGAAGAATGGAACTGATGGCGATGTAGCCAAAGTAGTACCACCAATAAATGGTCATGAGTACGATCCCGCCTATTTCTCTATAGAAGAGGTGTTTGATAGTGACGAAAAAGGTGCCGCAACTGGCTTCGGCGATAAAATTGGGGGCCAGGAGTGCGAAAATCCCGAATACGATTGTTGGGAGATAAATTAAAAAGCTGAGCCAAAGCGGGGAGGGTTTGTTTCGCGTGATGTGAACGACAAAGTCCAAACCCAAGGCGGGAAGAAGGTGGTAAGAAAGGAATCCGATTTTGGCCCACAACATTTTTTGTTCGGTCGAGCACAGCATGAATTCCGAGAATTGGTACATGCCCAAGGCGTAAAGAAAAATCACTAAAATTTTTACCGCAGTGGTTCGTTTGGCGGTGAAGTAAATGTAGGCTCCGGTGAAGAATTCAATGGCTGCGGTGATGAAGGATACCTTAGGAGTGAAGCACATGGGCTTTAATGGATTTTTAATAAATATTTAAAGAGATTATGTAGGAATTTTTAAAGAAAGAAAAGAAGAAATTCGGGGAAGGCACTTCGCTCACCTACGGCTCGCTTCGTGCCTGGCGTATAAAATTGTTATACAATATTTGTATCTGTCCGCAAGTCGATTCTTTTGGTTTTATGCAATTCATTGTTGACATTGTTTTTGTGGGTGAGTAATTTTATGCACATAACAAGCGATCAAAAAAATTATACACAAGTTGTACACAAGTTTTGAACATCAATCCGTACTGCTTCAAGAGACCCTTGAATATTTGAAAATCGAGCCCAAGGATCAAGTGGTGGATGGCACCCTGGGTTTAGGGGGGCATGCTCTCTCCATTTTGGGTCAACTCGGTTCTGGCGGACACTATTATGGCTTTGATCTTGATGAAACGAATCTCGCTCAAGCCAAACAACGACTCAAGGAGTTCTCGTCTCACGTTACTTTCTTTCACGATAATTTTGCTCATTGTCAGGATCGGCTTAACTCGATAGGAGTGAGTTCGGTTTCAAAGATTTTATTGGATTTGGGGCTTTCTTCGCCTCATGTCGATGATTCGACTCGCGGGTTTTCCCTTCAAAAAGAGGGTCCGCTCGATATGCGATTTGATCGTTCTTCCGGTATGACTGCGGCCGAGGTTTTAAACACTTGGTCTGAAGAGGATTTGCGCCATATCTTTTATCGCTATGGCGAGGAACGGTACGCGCCCAAGGCGGCGTCTCTCATTGTAGAGAGGCGTCGAGAAAAGAAATTTGAAACCACGTCCGAGCTTCGCGCTGTGATTCATGAGATTATGACACATCCCGCGGATGAGCGGCGCATGTCCACCCGCATTTTTCAGGCCTTACGCATTGCAGTGAATGACGAACTTGAGGTCTTAGGGAAAGCCATCCCTCCTTTGCTTTCCCTCCTCAAGCCCGGTGGTCGTATGGTGGTTCTGAGTTATCACTCCTTGGAAGATCGGATCGTAAAACAGGCGTTCAAGTACGCGGTTCAAACCTGCCATTGTCCGCCTCAAGTGCTTCAATGCACCTGTCCTCGTGATCCTTCCTTTCGTCTCCTCACAAAAAAGCCGATTGTTCCCACAGATTTAGAAATTCAATCCAATCCTCGCAGTCGCAGTGCCAAGCTTCGCGCTATAGAGCGCTTGTAAATTTCCCTTCTCCTCCCCATGTCTCATCTTATTCTCACTCACGAACAGAATCCTGATTTTACGCCCTCGTCGCATCGGTCGACCGCCACTGCCTTTAAGATTCAGATGGGGCCAATGACTGCTGTGATTTTGATGTTTATTTTGATTGCGTTTATGGGGTTGATTTCATTGACGCATCTAAATTCGATGTCTACGAAAGGTTATGTTTATAGCAAACTTGAGGATGATTACAACCGGTTGGTGGAAGATGGAGAGATCAATGAAATGCTGATTTTGCAGGCACGTTCGATTCAAAATATTCAAAATAGTCCTTATGTTGCAGGGATGGTGAAGCCGGATCGTATCGCGTATGTGGAAAGTCTCACCGGGGTTGCGAATGTAGAGCAGTAGTTGAAGAATTCGAGATAAGGTTTTAAGTCAGTTATTCCTGGGTTAGGAATAAGCCAGTCAAGATTCCCCACATGGGTCCGTAGGGAGTCTTGATTTATCTTGGGAAGAGAAAATGCGGGGGAGCGCACTTCGCTGCGCTTCGTGCGTGGGGTCCGGGGGGGATTTTTGAATAAGTGGACAGAAGGAAATGCTGGAAAAATGCAGGCTTCCTTCGCTTCGCTACGGAAGTGGGGTCCGTAGGGAGTCTTGATTTATCTTGGGAAGAGAAAATGCGGGGGAGCGCACTTCGCTGCGCTTCGTGCGTGGTGGAGAGATTTTTGAATAAGCAAAAATAGCGAGAGAAAAAATGCAGGCTTCCTCCGCTTCGCTCCGGAAGTGGGGTCCGGGGGGGGGATTTTTGATTGAGTATGAAGGGGGACGATTTTATTTTTATTGTAACATTTTTTCAGCCTCTTCTTGTTCTTGAAGCATTACTGCGGTACGAAGCTCTTCTTGCAATCCTTTTATGAATTGATCGAATTTTGTACGATAAGCTTTTACGTCTTCTAAGAGAGGTGTTTCTGTGGTGTCGGCAAAACTTCCTGAACGGTTTTTTAGTTTGTTAAATTCAACTTTTAATTCTCTCCAGGTTGTATCTATTTGGTCTTTTTTATTTTGTGAGATTTTGGGTTGAGCATATATAGATTGAAATAAAGTCCCGAATTCGGGTGAATTTATATAGGTTTTAATCTCTGTTACTAATTCTTGAGCGGTGGGCTCCTTTTTTTCTTCTGGAGTTTTTTTTGCTGAAGGTGGTTCTGGAGGTTGATTTTCAAGTTTTCCCATATTTATTTTTGTTGAAATGTTAATGTTCTTATTATTATAACAAAAAATAAGGAAAATTTCTAGGTTAACTTGTTTGAATTTTTTCGTGATTTTCAGTTGGGATGGGCATGGGGGACTTAAAGGCCCATCCTTGCTTTCGAATTGGCGGTGAGGCGTTCGGTGAAGATTTCGCGGGCTTTGGGAAGGTTTTCGGGTTTGCCGGCCCAGGCTGCAAGAGGCGGGCCTTGGAGAGCGCGAGCGTAGGAGAAGGTGAGTTGCCAGGGAGCGTTGAGTTTTTTGCCGACTTGATTGATGGCTCGTAAGTTTTCTGTGGCTTGTTCCGCGGTTTGGCCTCCGGAAAGGAATACGATTCCCGGGACTTCTGCGGGTACGGTTTTTTTGAGGCAGCGAATGGTGGCTTCGGCGATTTGTTCCGGGGAAGATTGAGCCGGGCATTTGTTGCCCGGGATCACCATAGAAGATTTGAGAATAAGGCCCTTGAGATCGACGTGGTATTCGCGAAGCGCATCGAAACAGATTTCTAGGGTGCGGGTTGTGACTTCTTCGGCGCGTTGAATGTCGTGGTCGCCGTCGAGCATCACTTCGGGCTCGATCATGGGAACGATATTGGCGGCCTGGCAGAATCCGGCGTACAAGGCCATTACCATTGCATTGGCTTTGATGCAGGCTTCAGTGGGGAGGTTGGGGCCGATGGTGATGACACTGCGCCATTTGGCGAACCGGGCACCCATGGCGTAATACTCTTTCAATCGAGTGTCGAGAGCGTCGAGGCCCACGCTGATTTTTTCTCCGAGAAATCCGGGCATGTCCTTGAGCCCCATATCGACTTTGATTCCGGGAAGGACACCGATGGACTCAAGGTGTTTTGTAAAAAGAGTGCCGTCGGACATGGTTTGGCGGATGGTTTCATCGTACAAGATTACACCACTGAGTGCGTTTTCAATGCTTTGAGTGCCGAGAAAAAGCTCGCGGTATTGGCAACGATTTTCAGGAGTGGATTCCATTTGGATCGAGGCGAGGCGTTTGGTTGCCGTGGCATTGCTTTCGTCTGCGGCTAAGATGCCTTTGTTTGGGGCCACCATTTTTTGAGCAATCGAGTAAAGATCCGTCATACGTCGGAGGAGTTAGAAAATAGCGGTTTGAGCATAGCAAAATGATGTAAATTGCAAAAGAGTTTCGGACACGCTATTCTTCGCGTGTAAATTTTCCTTATTCTTTAATGCTTTTTATATGATTCGAGTTGGCATCAACGGGTACGGTCGTATTGGTCGTGATTTTCATCGACAAATTTTAAAACGAGACGACATTCAAGTCGTTGCGGTGAATAGCCGTGCGGATGCGGCGTCGCATGTGCTTTTGTTAAAATACGATTCGATTTATGGAATTTTGGATGCGGACATTAAAGTGGTGGGCAATGATTTTTCCGTGAATGGAAATGTGGTGAAAGTTTTTCAGGAAGCCAAGCAGGAAAATGTGCCATGGGGATCGTTGGATGTAGATGTCGTGATTGAGGCCACGGGACGATTTACAACTCGAGAAACAACAGAACCACATCTCAAGGCCGGGGCGAAAAAAGTGTTGGTTACTGCGCCGTGTAGCGATCCTACGATTCAAACCATCGTGATGGGAGTGAATAACCACGAACATGATCCGAAAAAATACGATATTTTATCGAATGCTTCTTGCACCACGAATGCGTTGGCTCCAACCATGAAAGTGTTGGAAGAAACGTTTGGCATTGAGTCTGCGATTGTGACTACGATTCACGCGTTCACGTACACGCAAAATTTGCTCGACAATTCCAATCCGGAAGACATGCGTCGCGCGCGTGCCACCACGCAATCCGTTATTCCCACCACGACCGGGGCTATGGCTGCGATTTGGAAAGTGATTCCTTCCCTTAAAGGCAAAGTGGATGGGATGGCGTTCCGCGTGCCGGTGGCCACGGTGTCGGTGTTGGATTTGAAAGTGGATTTGAACCGCGATGTGTCGGTGGGGGAATTGAATAAAGCGTTTTTGAAGGCTGAGGAAGGAGCGTTGGCCGGGATTTTGGCCACCTCGAATGAACCGTTGGTTTCCATTGATTACAGTGGAAATACGCATTCCGCGATCGTGGACATGCTTTCCACTAAGGTGGTGTTGGGGCGAAAAGCGCAAATTATTGTTTGGTATGACAATGAATGGGGGTATGTGGCTAGGATTATTGATCTTATCAAGTGGATGGCCTCATAATTTTCTCCTATGAAACCTAAAAACCATCCGGATCTCAGTCGTGTGTTGGAGGCGATCGGCAACTCGGTCAAGGAAATTGCCACGCATATTCATACCGTGGATCTCGGCAAAGTCGGGACCGTGAATGCGTTTGGTGAGGAGCAGCTCGCGCTCGACATGCTTTCCAATAAAATCGTTCAAGATCATTTGACCCGAACCGGGCTTGTGGCGCTCATGGCGTCCGAGGAAATGGAGCAGGAGGTTCGGTTGCCGGAGGGGCGATTTTCTGTGGTTTTTGATCCGTTGGACGGGTCGTCGCTCGTGGATGTGAATTTGGCGGTGGGCACGATTTTTGGCGTGTATGAAGGGAGAGAAGTGGTGGGGCGAAAGGGACGTGAAATGATTGCCGCCGGGTTTGCGGTGTATGGGCCACGGACCACATTGGTGATTTCGCACGGGGAAGGTGTGAATGAGTATCGATTGGTGCGGGGAGCCGAGTCAGGGGTGGAATGGCAGTCGGCGCGACAGGGGATTATGGTGAAGGAAGGCAAAATGTTTGCTCCCGGGAATTTGCGTGCGGTGGCGGATCGTGCGGATTATCTCGAGTTGGTGCGATGGTGGATGGAACAGGGCTACACATTGCGTTATTCCGGGGGAATGGTGCCGGACATCAATCAGATTTTGCTCAAGGGAAAGGGAATTTTTTCGTATCCCGGATACAGTGAAGCGCCGCAGGGTAAGTTGCGTCTTTTGTTCGAGTGCGCGCCCATGGCGTACTTGCTCGAGCAGGCGGGCGGTGCGGGCTCGGATGGGACAATGCCGATTTTGGATAAAACCATTGAGTCGATTCATCAACGAACGCCGGTGTATTTGGGGTCTAAGGAGGAGGTGAAGCGGTGCGAGGAGAGGTTGGGCAGACACGGAGCATTTTAGATTCAAAGGGTTTGCTCATTGCTTGGTTTTTAAAAGTAAAATGTTTTAAATAAGCCAAAAATGGATGCAAAAACTCTGCCCGGGCAGAGTTTTTCTCTGGTGTTTTTTTGTCTTTCCATGATTTAATGGAACCCACAAAATCAGTTTATTTTTTTCATGCAAAAATCGTTTTTTTCATCCGCCATTCTAAAATTTGGGAAGAAAGAAAAAAATGCGGAGGAGCGTACTCCGCTACGCTTCGTGCGTGCCCTAAAAAGAAATAAGCCCAAGCCGGATGAAGATCGGGTGCAGCAGCTTGTGGCTTCGTGCCAAAACGGCGATGTGGAGGCGTTTGGGGTGTTGTACGATTTGTTTGTGGATTCGATTTATCGCTACGTGTATTACCGCATGGATAAGGAGGAAGTGGAGGATGTGGTGGAAAATATTTTTGTGCGGATTTGGGAAAATATCGACAAATACAAGCCCGGCGAATGTGCGTTTTCGGCGTGGCTTTTTCGCATCGCGCACAACTTGGTGGTGGATCATTATCGATTTCATCGTAAACACATTTCGCTTCGGGAACGTTTGCCCAAACATTTGAATCAATCGAGTGACGACCCGGTGGATTGGACGCAGAAAAAAATGAGCCAAAAAGTTTTACGAGAGGCGTTGATGGAATTGAAAGAACCGTATCAACAAGTTTTGGTTCTCAAATATTTGAATGGAATGAATAATCTTGAAATCGCATCTGTATTGCAGCGCAACGCAGGCAATGTGCGCATTTTGCAGTACCGTGCGCTCAAGGCGCTCAAGGATATCTTGAAAGAGCGTAACATTTAATCTTTTTGTACGTTGTACACCGTGGAATATGCTTACTAAATGGCTTCACTATCATCATCGGCTGGATCGGGTGGAAGAGATGCTCACGCGTCTCGCCTCGTTTGTGCCCGAGGTCCCGGCCGTGCAAAAAAAGCGGTTGAAAAATCGAGTGTTTTCGTGCGTGGAGAAGTCGATTGCCGAAGAGAGTTTAAATTTCGAAGATCTTGAAAATGAATTGCAGAAATTAACCTTAACCGTGGCGCCGACCGCGGCGTTTAAACTCAACACCAAACGCAATTTGTTGGATGTTTTTACATTGAGAAAACATCGCGTGTGGCTGGGGGATTTGGTGGCAAGTTTTTGGAGGCAAAGACGGCTTGCTTCGACGTTAGTGGCGTGTGTTTTGTTGCTCACGATCGGGTTTGGGTACATTGCTCAATTTCCTCAAGTGTTTGCGGCAAAGGTCAGTGGGATTCAGTCGTTCCAAGGCGAAGTGATGGTGGATCGCGGGGCTGAATCGTTGGCGGTGGAAGATGGATTTTTGGTCATGGAAGGAGATGTGGTGCGCACCGGAGGCAATGGGTGGGTGACCCTGGCTTTTGAGGATGATAGTTTGGTGACTTTAGGGCCTTCGACCATTGTGGTGTTGTCTCGAGTTTGGTCTGACCCGCAGAATGAGGCCAAAACCGCGGTTCATTTGGATTTACAACAAGGTTTGTTGTGGGCCACGGTTGTGAATTTATTGCCCGGAGAGTCTTCGTTTGTCATAAATATTGGACAGAGAGAGACCATGGCATCGTTTTCCGTGGATCGCAAAGCCATGTTTGATGTGTCGGCTTTGACTGAACAGCCTGTGACGTTGCGTGTTTTTGATCAATTGGTTGATTTTACAACTCAGGCGGGTGGCGTTTCTCGGGAAGGGACGTTGGGCCCGGATTTAATCTTGGTTTTGGCACAAGATGGGACGCTGACTACAAATCCGATTGCTGATTTGGAAGTATTGAAAACCAATGATGTTTGGGTAAAAACCAATGTTCAAAATAGTTTGGATTATGAAGCGAGTTTGCAAGATTTTTATGCCATGAGAATTCGGGAGGCTGCCGGCGCGTTGCCGGGAGAGGTTCAATATGTTGTAAAACGCAATGTTGAAAATGCTCGGGGGGTGTTTTTATTTGAAGAATCTTCGAAGCAAGATCATGTTTTTAGCCTTGCGAATCGACGTTTTTCCGAGGCGATTTTATTGAGGGAGCAAGGGGCCAACGAAGCGTCGGAGGCGGCGATTGAAGATTATGAAGTTTTGCTTACCAATGCGGCAGAACAATGGGGTTATGATTCGGTTAAACCCTTATTGGATGAGCATCGAAAAACCATTGCGAGTATGGCGTTGGGTGAAAATGTTGAGTTTTTGCAACAGGTCGTTGAGCAGACCGCAACGTTGGCGGCCGCGGGAAATTCTTCGGCGCAAAGTCAGGTTCAACTGCAGACTGCCGCGGATCGATTGGGGCTTGCGTTGGAGCTTATTCAAATCGGCGCGTATGACTTGGCAATAAAATCGTTGCAGGATTATCAAACGAATATGAATGAAGTGTTGGGGGATTTGGCGTCGTTGGATAGTGGCGCGCGGAAAGAAGTGGTTTTGCGAATTTTAGGACAAAAAGTGAGAGATCTTGAGATGCTTAAGTTGATTTCCGCGGAATTGGCGGTGCTTACAAACGGGGAAAAAGAGGCGAGCGTTGGGGTTCAGGTCGAGGTGAAGGCTGCGTACGAGGACACGTTGTATCAATTGAACACCTTGGTTTTGAATTTAAAGGAGCGAGCGGTGTTG
The Candidatus Gracilibacteria bacterium genome window above contains:
- the gap gene encoding type I glyceraldehyde-3-phosphate dehydrogenase yields the protein MLPRVAINGFGRIGRNVFRANALKKMFDIVAINDLGDNATLAHLLQYDSLYGEFKADIQVTGENEMTVDGQKILMLSERDPSKLPWAKEKVDVVLECTGFFTDRAGAQKHIDAGAKKVIVSAPGKEMDLTVVMGVNEKDYDATKHHIISNASCTTNCLAPVAKVLQDNWGIVKGLMTTIHAYTNDQRILDLPHEDLRRARAANLSMIPTTTGAAKAISLVIPELKGKLHGLAIRVPTPTVSIVDLVVEVSKPATVEEINAALKKAAEGPMKNILKFSEKPLVSIDYKGDPHSSIVDGLSTMVMGDNLVKVLAWYDNEWGYSNRVVDLVGYMMG
- a CDS encoding L-threonylcarbamoyladenylate synthase; amino-acid sequence: MDQAFIQHVVQVLRQGGVVAHPTDTCYGLAADIFNEKALRHLYEMKGMASEKPVSILVRSLEEAKRFGEFSLLAIRLAERFWPGPLTLVVPRTPELPLFLNPEVSEVGIRFIDEPISKAMLAAFGGPVTTTSANAHGKPSPYGVEEISVEADAILDGGGLNRAQKPSTLIRVVGDKAEILREGSRVEEYKKAIQELERGKRGCKGGGRTSLTLRACCNLIGLHAVPVRRSQVENP
- a CDS encoding small multi-drug export protein, with product MLTEKILQVLTTIGMGALPIFEVRGALSMALGLFHMNLWEAFLLAALGNILAVSLVLRFLDPVSQFLMARYPWWNTTLTRLFQKTRHEHSKKFKEFGSLFLIGIVALPLPMAGAWLGSLIAFLFGVRYWNALILLSIGILCSGALVIFGVHSVTELIEWIKA
- the rsmH gene encoding 16S rRNA (cytosine(1402)-N(4))-methyltransferase RsmH — its product is MYTSFEHQSVLLQETLEYLKIEPKDQVVDGTLGLGGHALSILGQLGSGGHYYGFDLDETNLAQAKQRLKEFSSHVTFFHDNFAHCQDRLNSIGVSSVSKILLDLGLSSPHVDDSTRGFSLQKEGPLDMRFDRSSGMTAAEVLNTWSEEDLRHIFYRYGEERYAPKAASLIVERRREKKFETTSELRAVIHEIMTHPADERRMSTRIFQALRIAVNDELEVLGKAIPPLLSLLKPGGRMVVLSYHSLEDRIVKQAFKYAVQTCHCPPQVLQCTCPRDPSFRLLTKKPIVPTDLEIQSNPRSRSAKLRAIERL
- a CDS encoding class I fructose-bisphosphate aldolase, which produces MTDLYSIAQKMVAPNKGILAADESNATATKRLASIQMESTPENRCQYRELFLGTQSIENALSGVILYDETIRQTMSDGTLFTKHLESIGVLPGIKVDMGLKDMPGFLGEKISVGLDALDTRLKEYYAMGARFAKWRSVITIGPNLPTEACIKANAMVMALYAGFCQAANIVPMIEPEVMLDGDHDIQRAEEVTTRTLEICFDALREYHVDLKGLILKSSMVIPGNKCPAQSSPEQIAEATIRCLKKTVPAEVPGIVFLSGGQTAEQATENLRAINQVGKKLNAPWQLTFSYARALQGPPLAAWAGKPENLPKAREIFTERLTANSKARMGL
- the gap gene encoding type I glyceraldehyde-3-phosphate dehydrogenase codes for the protein MIRVGINGYGRIGRDFHRQILKRDDIQVVAVNSRADAASHVLLLKYDSIYGILDADIKVVGNDFSVNGNVVKVFQEAKQENVPWGSLDVDVVIEATGRFTTRETTEPHLKAGAKKVLVTAPCSDPTIQTIVMGVNNHEHDPKKYDILSNASCTTNALAPTMKVLEETFGIESAIVTTIHAFTYTQNLLDNSNPEDMRRARATTQSVIPTTTGAMAAIWKVIPSLKGKVDGMAFRVPVATVSVLDLKVDLNRDVSVGELNKAFLKAEEGALAGILATSNEPLVSIDYSGNTHSAIVDMLSTKVVLGRKAQIIVWYDNEWGYVARIIDLIKWMAS